From the genome of Mucilaginibacter paludis DSM 18603:
TTGCTTTTTAATTTGTGCTAAAAGGATGGCCTTTTGCACATGCTCCCACCACATTTCGGGCGATTGCTCTGCCCAGCCGGCCTGCCTTGAGGTAATAGCCGACTCTGTTTCGGGGTACTGGGCCGATGCTATACAGGTTTGCAAATCCGCATCAACAACAGACACTTTAATAGACGATGTACCAATATCAATACCGAGAAGTAACATGTACAGGTTTTTTAATTTATAAAAGGTTTTGAAGCACCTTAGTGTTTACTTAACACTAATCAACGGTAAAATTATAGATTAATTTTGAAAATGCAACCGATTGTAATTTTTTATATTTAATTAATATTTGCGTATAATTGATACCTTGCACTGAATATGTGTCCCGCGGAATGAAGAATAAGGAAATTACCATCTACGATATAGCCAAAACGCTCAGTATTTCTCCGGCCACGGTAAGCCGAGGCCTGCGAGACCACCCGGCAATTAACCGTAAAACCAAAAAGAAAATATTGGACATGGCCAAAGAAATGGGCTACCGCTCCAACACTTTTGCCAGCAGTTTGCGTTTAAAACGCACCAATACCATTGGTGTAATTGTACACCGGCTGGACAGCTATTTTGTGGCGATGGTACTGGCCGGAATGGAAAAAGTGGCCAGCGAATTGGGTTACAACCTGATTATAAGCCAATCGCTCGAGAGTGCAGCCAAAGAAGTTACCAATGCCAATACCATGTTTAACAGCCGGGTTGACGGCTTAATGGTTTCGCTGGCCTACGATACCGAAGACATTAGCCACTTTGACGTTTTTATAGATAAGGGTATCCCCTTGTTATTTTTCGACAGGGTATTTACACATAAAAACTGCCCTACGGTAGTTATTGACAATTTTAAATCGGCCTACCAAATTACCACCCACCTCATTGAACAGGGTTGCAAAAGAATTGCCCATGTTACCGGCGATTTAAAACGCAATGTTTATGCCGACAGGTTTAAGGGCTACCGCAAAGCACTGGAGGACGGCGGCCTGGAGTACACCGACGATTTACTGATCATCAACTACCTGAACGAACACATAGGCCACGATGTGGATGCCGCCCAGCAGCTACTGGCCCTGAAGCCCATGCCCGATGGCGTTTTTATTACCAACGATGCCTTTGCTGCCTATTGTATGCGCGAGTTAAAGCAGGCCGGCATTGCTATACCGCAGGATATTGCTATCGTGGGCTTCAATAACGACCCCATCTCGGGCCTGGTTGATCCGAATTTAACTACCATTAACTATCCAAGTTACGAAATGGGCGAAGTGGCTGCAAAAACGTTGATTAACCATTTAAAAGGAGAATCGAATATGATGCTGACCGATTCAATCGTTTTAAAATCAGAATTGATTATTCGCGAATCGTCCTTAAAAAAAGGTTGATCTTCCGTTTTACAAATAATTAAAGGCTATTTGGGGTACCTGAAAATCAATCGGGCTTCAACCTCATCTATTCAGCTATTTTTATAAATTTGCCGCCTGATTATTTTGTGTGGCTTTGTTTGAAGCAGATGGGGCGTATTTCAACAAAAATTCAGTTTCGGCATTGCTTTAGAATTAAGGGATAACATGTTAACAGTAGAAAAAATTGGCGGCACATCCATGAGTGCCCTTCAGGACGTCATCAACAACATCATTTTGTTCAGACGGTCTGGCGAGGAATTGTATAACCGCATTTTTGTTGTTTCGGCATTTTCTGGCGTAACCAACTTATTGCTTGAAAATAAAAAAACGGGCGAACCTGGGGTTTACCACCGCATTGTTAAATACCAGGATTTTCATCACTCGCTCGATGAACTGATCAACAGTTTACAAAAGATCAATAAAAAATATGAACCCCTGGGGCTCGATTTGGTTATAGCTGATAAGTTTATTGAGCAACGCATTCACGATGCCCGCCATTACCTGGATAACCTGGCCAACATATTGGCATCCGGCTATGTAAGTAAAGAAGGAATTTTGCAAGCCGCCCGCGAGATACTGGCTTCTATCGGCGAAACCCATTCGGCCTTTGTATTCACCAATATTTTACAAAGCATGGGTATCAATGCTACTCTTGTTGATCTGAGCGGCTTTCACGATCATAAATCATACACCATCGATCAGCGGATCAAACACACTTTCAGTGATATTGATTTCACCAAAACCATTTGTATTGTAACCGGATACGCCAAAGGAACCGAAGGTATTATGCGCGAGTTTGACCGTGGCTATTCTGAAGTTACCTTTTGCAAAATTGCCGTAGCGGTAAAGCCCGAAGAAGCTATCATCCACAAAGAATATCACCTATGCTCTGCCGACCCTATGTTGGTAGGTATTAATAATTGCGTACCGGTTGGTTTTACCAATTACGATGTTGCCGACCAGCTGGCCGATGTGGGCATGGAGGCAATCCACCCCAAAGCATCAAAGCCACTGGAGATTAACAACATCAATCTTCGCATTAAAAACACGTTTGAGCCTGAGCACCCCGGTACCCTGATCACCAAAGATTATGTAAGCCAACAAAAAAGGGTGGAGGTTATTACCGGAACCACTAAACTGGTAATGATTGATATTTACGATCCGCTGATGGTTGGTAACGTAGGTTCGGATTTCCAGATTATGCAGGTATTTTATAACCTGGGCGTAAGCTATAATTTTAAGGCCACCAGCGCCAACAGCATTTCCATCGTGATATGGGAAAAAGATTTCCATAAACAACTGATACACGACCTGGAAGAAAAATTTGAGAAAGTAACTGTTGAAAAAGTAGCTATGGTTTGTTTAATAGGCTCAAATATCGATCAGCCGGGTTTATTGGCTAAATCGGCAGGTGCATTGGCGGGTAAAAATATCAATATCAAGAGCGCCGGCTTTGCCTTACGCAAAGTTAATATCCAGTTTTTGGTGGCCCGCGAAGATTTTGACGATGCCATTATTGCCTTAAACCATACCATGGCAACGTAATAGTCCATTTAACAAATTGATAAGAATTTAGATAGACGCAACGGCTTAACATTAACTTAACACTAAGCGGTTA
Proteins encoded in this window:
- a CDS encoding LacI family DNA-binding transcriptional regulator, with amino-acid sequence MKNKEITIYDIAKTLSISPATVSRGLRDHPAINRKTKKKILDMAKEMGYRSNTFASSLRLKRTNTIGVIVHRLDSYFVAMVLAGMEKVASELGYNLIISQSLESAAKEVTNANTMFNSRVDGLMVSLAYDTEDISHFDVFIDKGIPLLFFDRVFTHKNCPTVVIDNFKSAYQITTHLIEQGCKRIAHVTGDLKRNVYADRFKGYRKALEDGGLEYTDDLLIINYLNEHIGHDVDAAQQLLALKPMPDGVFITNDAFAAYCMRELKQAGIAIPQDIAIVGFNNDPISGLVDPNLTTINYPSYEMGEVAAKTLINHLKGESNMMLTDSIVLKSELIIRESSLKKG
- a CDS encoding aspartate kinase translates to MLTVEKIGGTSMSALQDVINNIILFRRSGEELYNRIFVVSAFSGVTNLLLENKKTGEPGVYHRIVKYQDFHHSLDELINSLQKINKKYEPLGLDLVIADKFIEQRIHDARHYLDNLANILASGYVSKEGILQAAREILASIGETHSAFVFTNILQSMGINATLVDLSGFHDHKSYTIDQRIKHTFSDIDFTKTICIVTGYAKGTEGIMREFDRGYSEVTFCKIAVAVKPEEAIIHKEYHLCSADPMLVGINNCVPVGFTNYDVADQLADVGMEAIHPKASKPLEINNINLRIKNTFEPEHPGTLITKDYVSQQKRVEVITGTTKLVMIDIYDPLMVGNVGSDFQIMQVFYNLGVSYNFKATSANSISIVIWEKDFHKQLIHDLEEKFEKVTVEKVAMVCLIGSNIDQPGLLAKSAGALAGKNINIKSAGFALRKVNIQFLVAREDFDDAIIALNHTMAT